One window of the Candidatus Zixiibacteriota bacterium genome contains the following:
- the murC gene encoding UDP-N-acetylmuramate:L-alanine ligase (Evidence 2a : Function from experimental evidences in other organisms; PubMedId : 12876369, 2197603, 7601127, 9166795; Product type e : enzyme): MKAGIAVQPKFEGKKMIFGKFRELYFVGIGGAGMSGIAEILSNLGYKVSGSDISPSEITEYLERLGIKIYGEHKRGNIGTANVVVISSAVGNDNPEVIEAREKGIPVIKRAEMLGELMRLKYSIGIAGTHGKTTTTSMIGKIFIEAKLDPTVIVGGIVAGTGSGAALGAGEYLVAEADEYDKSFLSMFPSMAVVTNIEADHLDCYDGMEDLKNSFLAYMNRVPFYGTVVYGADNPILQKLQGRISRASVSFGLTSRADYQAVDIKYREGGSEFSVFGRGEMVGRIILNVPGEHNVLNAMAATAAALELEIPFGVIAEALSKFRTVGRRFEIKGVVNDIMVVDDYAHHPTEVAVTLRTARESYKRRVIAVFQPHLFSRTRQFFKEFADVLHQADVAYLADIYPAREKPMPGVTSEMILNYAKEKGYRNIHYIGPKENAIEAVIKIAQPGDIIITIGAGSITRINPEILKGIEKR, translated from the coding sequence TTGAAAGCAGGGATCGCGGTACAACCAAAATTTGAAGGCAAGAAAATGATATTCGGAAAATTCAGGGAGTTATATTTTGTGGGGATCGGCGGAGCGGGTATGTCCGGTATCGCCGAAATATTGTCGAATCTGGGGTACAAAGTAAGCGGTTCCGATATTTCCCCGAGCGAAATCACCGAGTATCTGGAAAGACTCGGGATAAAAATCTACGGCGAACACAAACGGGGCAATATCGGCACGGCAAACGTGGTGGTGATTTCCTCGGCCGTGGGCAATGACAACCCGGAGGTGATCGAGGCCAGAGAAAAAGGGATCCCGGTCATCAAGCGGGCGGAGATGCTGGGCGAATTGATGCGTCTGAAATATTCTATCGGTATCGCCGGCACCCACGGCAAGACGACCACGACATCGATGATCGGGAAAATTTTCATCGAAGCCAAGTTGGACCCGACCGTAATCGTGGGGGGTATCGTGGCCGGGACCGGGTCGGGAGCGGCACTGGGGGCCGGTGAGTACCTGGTGGCGGAGGCCGATGAGTATGACAAGTCATTTCTGTCGATGTTTCCGTCGATGGCGGTGGTGACCAATATCGAAGCGGATCACCTCGATTGCTATGACGGCATGGAAGATCTGAAAAATTCCTTTCTGGCCTATATGAACCGGGTGCCCTTTTACGGCACGGTCGTTTACGGCGCCGACAATCCGATTCTCCAAAAACTGCAGGGTCGTATCAGCCGGGCTTCGGTCAGTTTTGGACTCACATCACGAGCCGATTATCAGGCGGTCGATATTAAGTATCGCGAAGGGGGCTCGGAATTTTCGGTATTTGGCCGGGGCGAGATGGTCGGAAGAATAATTTTGAACGTTCCCGGGGAGCATAATGTCCTGAACGCTATGGCCGCGACGGCGGCGGCGCTGGAACTGGAAATCCCTTTTGGGGTAATCGCGGAAGCGCTGTCAAAATTCCGCACCGTAGGCCGCCGTTTTGAAATTAAGGGTGTTGTGAATGATATAATGGTCGTGGATGACTACGCCCATCATCCGACCGAAGTAGCGGTCACTTTGAGAACGGCGAGGGAATCATACAAGAGACGGGTTATTGCCGTCTTTCAGCCGCACCTTTTCAGCCGGACGAGGCAATTCTTCAAAGAATTCGCCGATGTCCTGCATCAGGCCGATGTCGCCTATCTGGCCGACATCTATCCGGCCAGGGAAAAGCCGATGCCGGGCGTGACATCAGAAATGATTTTAAATTATGCCAAGGAGAAAGGGTATCGAAATATTCATTATATCGGTCCGAAGGAGAATGCCATAGAGGCCGTGATTAAAATTGCCCAACCGGGAGATATAATAATTACTATAGGTGCGGGCAGTATCACCCGCATAAACCCGGAGATATTGAAAGGAATAGAAAAAAGATGA
- a CDS encoding hypothetical protein (Evidence 5 : Unknown function) yields MILRMRWPFFAMAVMLLLFMGGGAAAYYTGFFNLHRVSVSPEKYADQASNLDSVRGKNIFGIPFDQELLYFISEPMVQSASLKYEFPDAVAIDIEEAKPLALAIAQDGQSIYALDERGRVILRESQAPAFELPIITGLKDSPLYTVPKNPRLRLIIPQLLQIRKDHQDFYRLISSIDLSAPDSVTVKMDGMSFIVIMFAGEMCANCERLRQFLLDINPDLKDVIAIDMRSEKQIIATRKKCQKQS; encoded by the coding sequence ATGATTCTGCGGATGCGCTGGCCGTTTTTTGCGATGGCCGTTATGCTCCTGCTTTTCATGGGCGGCGGTGCCGCGGCCTATTATACCGGCTTTTTTAATCTTCACAGGGTATCGGTAAGCCCTGAGAAATATGCCGACCAGGCATCCAATCTCGATTCCGTCCGGGGGAAGAATATCTTCGGCATTCCGTTCGACCAGGAATTGCTCTATTTCATATCGGAGCCGATGGTGCAAAGCGCATCCTTGAAGTACGAATTCCCCGACGCCGTCGCCATAGATATAGAGGAAGCCAAACCGCTGGCTTTGGCAATCGCACAGGATGGGCAATCGATATATGCTCTCGATGAGCGGGGACGGGTGATTCTCCGGGAGTCGCAAGCACCGGCATTTGAACTTCCGATTATCACGGGATTAAAGGACAGCCCGCTGTACACGGTGCCAAAAAATCCCAGATTGAGACTGATTATTCCCCAGCTGCTGCAAATTCGCAAAGATCATCAGGACTTCTACCGACTTATATCGTCAATCGATCTGTCGGCGCCCGATTCGGTGACGGTCAAGATGGACGGGATGTCATTCATAGTAATCATGTTCGCGGGAGAAATGTGCGCCAATTGTGAAAGACTGCGACAGTTTCTGCTCGATATCAATCCGGATTTGAAGGATGTCATCGCGATTGACATGCGGTCCGAGAAACAAATTATCGCCACGAGAAAGAAATGCCAGAAACAAAGCTGA
- the ftsA gene encoding Cell division protein FtsA yields the protein MPETKLIAGIDIGTTKIRALITESTEENHPVFLGYGSVPAQGLRRGVIVNMEKTIQAISKAVEDAEMMAAVHIDSAVAGIAGDHIKSINSQGVIAVGRSDNEITDADVRKAIEAASAVAIPADREIIHVLPQQYSIDEQNGIKNPVGMTGVRLEVEVHIVTAAVTSAKNIYRSLERCEINIDHLVLQSLAGAYATISNEEQDLGVVLLDIGGELTDVAVFFDGSIRHSGVVPLGGKNVTNDIAIGLRTSVEQAEQLKLAYGSALTSTVDPDEMMEVPGVAGRTSRSISRNVLASIIEPRMEEILSLAAREIKKANSPDSLAAGVIITGGGALLPGAVDLVEQILDIPAKLGIPSGIEGLPENMINPEMATAIGLINYGHRHGTGKKRTKGGIRGLFKKMENWFSGNF from the coding sequence ATGCCAGAAACAAAGCTGATAGCCGGGATCGACATCGGTACGACCAAAATTCGGGCTCTCATAACGGAAAGCACCGAGGAGAACCATCCGGTATTTCTGGGTTACGGATCGGTGCCGGCGCAGGGGCTTCGCCGCGGCGTCATTGTCAATATGGAGAAAACGATTCAGGCGATATCGAAAGCGGTCGAAGACGCCGAGATGATGGCGGCCGTGCATATCGATTCCGCGGTGGCGGGTATCGCCGGGGATCATATCAAGTCGATCAACAGCCAGGGAGTAATTGCGGTCGGACGTTCCGACAATGAAATAACGGATGCCGACGTCAGAAAGGCGATTGAGGCCGCCAGCGCGGTGGCGATACCGGCCGATCGAGAGATAATTCATGTCCTACCTCAGCAGTATTCAATCGACGAACAAAACGGAATAAAAAACCCGGTCGGGATGACGGGAGTACGGCTGGAAGTGGAGGTTCATATCGTGACGGCGGCCGTAACCTCGGCGAAAAACATATATCGATCCCTAGAGCGGTGCGAAATAAATATCGATCATTTGGTGTTGCAATCCCTGGCCGGAGCGTATGCGACAATCAGTAATGAAGAACAGGATTTGGGCGTGGTGCTGCTCGATATCGGCGGGGAACTGACCGACGTGGCCGTCTTTTTCGACGGCTCAATTCGTCATTCGGGAGTTGTCCCGCTCGGCGGCAAAAATGTAACCAATGATATTGCCATAGGATTAAGAACCTCGGTCGAACAGGCCGAGCAATTGAAACTGGCCTACGGGTCGGCGTTGACATCGACAGTCGATCCGGATGAAATGATGGAGGTGCCGGGGGTAGCGGGCCGCACTTCGCGAAGTATTTCCCGCAATGTGCTGGCGTCGATAATTGAGCCCCGGATGGAGGAGATTCTGTCGTTGGCGGCGCGGGAAATCAAGAAGGCGAATTCTCCCGATTCTCTGGCGGCGGGAGTAATTATTACAGGCGGGGGGGCGCTTTTGCCCGGCGCGGTCGATCTTGTCGAACAGATTCTCGACATTCCGGCCAAGCTGGGAATTCCATCAGGAATTGAGGGACTTCCGGAAAATATGATTAATCCCGAGATGGCTACTGCTATCGGCTTGATTAATTACGGGCATCGCCATGGAACCGGCAAGAAAAGGACGAAGGGTGGCATAAGGGGGCTATTCAAAAAAATGGAAAATTGGTTTTCAGGGAATTTTTAA
- a CDS encoding GTP-binding tubulin-like cell division protein (modular protein): MSDERLKFDFDDEISRVARIKVVGVGGAGGNAINRMIEAGLSGVEFIAINTDAQVLESNLAPKKVQIGKRLTKGLGAGANPEIGRKAVEEDHDEVLAAVAGADMVFVTAGMGGGTGTGAGPVVAEIARQQGALTVAVVTRPFKCEGQKRQSKAESGLRELKEKADTLIAIPNERLLAIVDKNTRLTQAFSIADEILHQATKGISELITTPGLINVDFADVKTVMQEKGGALMGTGFGTGEERAETAAKQAISSPLLEDISISGAKGVLINITGGEDMTLFDVNTATSIIYQAAGSEANVIVGTAIDTSLKDQMRITVIATGFSGIVEATVVGDQKEKEIIAHSAPAKVMSLFPEQSSFPLRKAVGMTASNGGNGNGNGNGNGGRLRMPTFEDENRTIPAYIRRLDE; the protein is encoded by the coding sequence ATGAGTGATGAAAGATTGAAATTCGATTTCGATGATGAAATCAGCCGCGTTGCCCGGATCAAGGTGGTGGGCGTAGGCGGTGCGGGCGGGAATGCCATCAATCGCATGATCGAGGCCGGTTTATCCGGAGTGGAGTTCATCGCGATTAACACCGATGCCCAGGTTCTGGAGAGCAATCTGGCTCCCAAGAAAGTACAAATCGGCAAGAGACTGACCAAGGGTCTGGGCGCCGGGGCCAATCCCGAGATCGGGCGGAAAGCGGTGGAAGAAGATCATGATGAAGTCCTGGCGGCGGTGGCCGGGGCCGACATGGTTTTTGTCACGGCCGGAATGGGCGGCGGCACGGGGACCGGCGCCGGGCCGGTGGTGGCCGAAATCGCCCGACAGCAGGGAGCGCTGACGGTGGCGGTGGTGACACGTCCGTTCAAGTGCGAGGGTCAGAAGCGCCAATCCAAGGCCGAATCGGGTTTAAGGGAGTTAAAGGAAAAGGCCGACACGTTGATCGCCATTCCGAACGAAAGACTTCTGGCAATAGTAGACAAAAATACCCGTCTGACTCAGGCCTTTTCGATAGCCGATGAAATTCTCCATCAGGCTACCAAAGGCATATCCGAATTGATCACCACTCCCGGTTTAATTAATGTTGATTTTGCCGATGTGAAAACGGTTATGCAGGAAAAAGGCGGGGCATTAATGGGGACAGGGTTCGGGACCGGCGAGGAACGGGCCGAAACGGCGGCCAAACAGGCGATATCATCGCCCTTGTTGGAAGATATCTCCATTTCGGGAGCCAAAGGGGTATTGATAAACATCACGGGCGGCGAAGATATGACCCTGTTTGATGTTAACACGGCGACTTCGATCATATATCAAGCGGCCGGATCGGAAGCGAATGTAATAGTCGGAACCGCCATTGATACTTCGCTGAAAGATCAGATGCGGATCACGGTAATCGCGACCGGGTTCAGCGGCATTGTCGAGGCGACCGTTGTCGGCGACCAGAAGGAGAAAGAAATAATCGCCCATTCTGCACCGGCCAAGGTGATGTCACTTTTTCCAGAACAGAGCAGTTTTCCGCTCAGGAAGGCGGTCGGTATGACGGCTTCGAACGGCGGCAACGGTAATGGAAATGGCAACGGCAACGGCGGACGGCTGCGGATGCCGACCTTCGAGGATGAAAATCGGACCATTCCGGCCTATATCAGGAGGCTGGATGAATAA
- a CDS encoding putative Flagellin domain protein (Evidence 3 : Putative function from multiple computational evidences), with the protein MNIGPNQNLSSLRIISSINLASMAMNKASAKVSSGWKINFAADDPAGLVISEAMRARIAGLNQEIENTSITMDKYSTADSALLQMRSNLTEMRTLALAAGDSGVIDDSMRGAYQAEADNLTVNYNRIATQASFGDQKLLDGSSGSVANLPPLTGFNLSSSAEAQESLKAIDEEIARVDAAIGQVGATEKYGLESRLNSLRIEMQNLTAAESQIRDTDYASVFADFLKNKLILHSAVSLLSHQDISARTVLNLLNSE; encoded by the coding sequence ATGAATATTGGTCCCAACCAGAATCTTTCATCCCTGCGGATAATCAGCAGTATCAATTTGGCTTCGATGGCCATGAATAAGGCGTCGGCGAAAGTCTCTTCCGGATGGAAAATTAATTTTGCCGCAGACGATCCTGCCGGACTGGTCATATCGGAAGCGATGAGGGCGCGAATTGCGGGACTCAATCAGGAAATCGAAAATACCTCCATCACCATGGATAAGTATAGTACGGCCGACTCGGCGCTGCTGCAAATGAGAAGCAATCTCACGGAAATGAGAACGCTGGCGCTGGCGGCCGGAGATAGCGGCGTAATTGATGATAGTATGAGAGGAGCATATCAGGCGGAAGCGGATAATCTGACGGTAAACTACAACAGGATTGCTACCCAGGCATCTTTCGGTGACCAGAAATTACTTGACGGTTCATCGGGATCGGTCGCGAATCTGCCGCCGCTTACCGGATTCAATTTGTCTTCATCGGCCGAAGCGCAAGAGAGCTTGAAGGCGATAGATGAAGAAATAGCGCGGGTTGATGCGGCCATCGGTCAGGTCGGCGCCACGGAAAAATATGGACTGGAGAGCCGCCTGAATAGTCTAAGAATCGAGATGCAAAACCTGACGGCGGCGGAGTCCCAGATCCGTGATACCGATTACGCCAGCGTGTTTGCCGATTTTCTCAAGAACAAACTAATTCTGCACTCCGCCGTGTCGCTTTTATCTCATCAGGATATTTCGGCGCGAACCGTATTGAATCTTCTCAATTCCGAATAG
- a CDS encoding exported hypothetical protein (Evidence 5 : Unknown function) translates to MNKSLYLLISFILFVIFSSAIWAVAPTPEVLQKMKDEGRFEKYLQVTAEAHAKGIDVPMSDNGKAPKKLSLDQPTTFNILVILIDFPDKPYTAGSAAGTVQKFDSILFSDGINPTGSMKEYYIQNSYGNYIMNGTVVGWYHASQNSTYYTNYCDGSHGFGPYPNNASRLAEEAVALADPDVDYSQFDNDNDGYVDGLFILHAGSGTEVSGNECEIWSHASGIYYHTQDGVNIGSYSMEPEEYGGSGLSPIGVFCHEFGHILGLPDLYDYDHSSAGCGYWTIMANGSYNGDSRVPACFDSWCKSQIGFLSPTNVTANMTDVQLPVAAWNPVAYRLWANGSIGSQYFIVENRQLTGFDSYLPGQGILVWHVNENFYGNDDEWHPEVALEQADGRLDLQYAHNYGDAGDAFPGSSNNRNFDDKSNPGSKAYDSSVTQVAVWNISNSDSVMTANLDVRWSRPYYVLDSTDFADDNSDGFFDPGETVRFYFKMHNDWLTATNATVTMTSNDPAIVFTNSSAYLGTITGGGASVDNFSQPLEYIVPSLENPTYDSFFVTIESDGGQFTDTFALEQVVGHTRILLIDDDRGGTYEDIYHGDLYKKRVPNDIWTKAVQGPPAGTLLRQYPAVIWFTGDSAADYLQTADITAMKDYLDNGGHLFLTGQGLAGELRLQDSLFLDNYLHARFAGNFFNFIHDGITGSPIGDGLSIRYFSGSKQALMLSAEIDTVGGAIPAFKFRDGTHYSALSYTGPYKLIFFNWGYEAILNTSSTYAKRDTVLTRILLFLNGWATVPCFDSDGDGYGDPGHPENICFTDNCPSVYNPDQLDTDADGKGDVCDNCPAVANADQKDTDGDGIGDVCDPDIDGDGINNDVDNCPLVANPDQTDTDGDGKGDICDNCPAIANPDQADSDADGIGNVCDNCPTKSNADQADADGDGKGDVCDNCPAIPNPDQADSDGDGIGNVCDNCPTTSNADQTNTDGDSLGNACDNCPSVPNNDQADADSDGRGDLCDNCPNKANYAQTDVDSDAVGDSCDNCINVPNPGQEDSNHNGIGDACDFTCGDLNGNGSINILDVSFLINFLYKSGPAPSPMSIADVNNSGSVNIIDVSYLINYLYRQGPALSCPPL, encoded by the coding sequence ATGAATAAATCGTTATATCTGCTTATTTCCTTTATCCTTTTTGTTATCTTCTCTTCCGCCATATGGGCGGTCGCCCCGACTCCCGAGGTCCTTCAGAAAATGAAAGATGAAGGGCGTTTCGAGAAATATCTTCAGGTCACGGCTGAAGCCCATGCCAAAGGGATCGATGTTCCCATGTCCGACAACGGCAAGGCGCCCAAGAAACTCTCTCTCGATCAGCCGACCACTTTCAATATTCTGGTGATCCTGATTGATTTTCCGGATAAGCCGTACACCGCCGGTTCGGCCGCGGGAACCGTCCAGAAATTTGACTCCATTCTTTTTTCCGACGGGATTAACCCGACCGGATCGATGAAGGAATATTATATCCAGAACTCATATGGAAATTACATCATGAATGGTACCGTCGTTGGATGGTATCATGCGTCCCAGAATTCGACCTATTATACCAATTATTGCGACGGCTCTCACGGTTTCGGACCGTATCCCAATAATGCCTCGCGACTGGCCGAAGAGGCGGTCGCCCTGGCTGATCCGGATGTCGATTATTCCCAGTTCGACAATGACAATGACGGCTATGTCGACGGTCTCTTTATCCTTCATGCCGGCTCCGGGACGGAAGTCTCCGGAAACGAATGCGAAATCTGGTCCCATGCCAGCGGCATTTATTATCACACTCAGGATGGCGTGAATATCGGAAGTTATTCCATGGAACCGGAAGAATACGGTGGTTCCGGTCTGTCCCCAATCGGAGTTTTCTGTCATGAATTCGGTCACATTCTGGGACTGCCCGATCTCTATGACTATGACCATTCCTCGGCCGGTTGCGGTTACTGGACAATTATGGCCAACGGAAGTTACAACGGCGATTCCCGTGTCCCCGCCTGTTTCGACTCCTGGTGCAAATCGCAAATTGGCTTCCTGAGCCCCACCAATGTCACCGCAAACATGACTGATGTCCAACTGCCGGTTGCCGCCTGGAATCCCGTGGCCTATCGTCTCTGGGCCAACGGCAGTATCGGGTCACAATATTTCATAGTCGAAAATCGCCAGTTGACCGGATTCGATTCCTACCTCCCCGGACAAGGAATCCTGGTTTGGCATGTTAATGAAAATTTCTACGGCAACGATGACGAGTGGCACCCGGAGGTGGCGCTGGAGCAGGCCGACGGCAGATTGGATCTGCAATACGCACATAACTATGGCGATGCCGGTGATGCCTTCCCCGGAAGTTCCAATAATCGCAATTTCGACGACAAATCCAATCCCGGTTCCAAAGCTTATGATTCTTCTGTAACACAGGTGGCGGTCTGGAACATCTCCAACTCCGACTCTGTCATGACTGCAAATCTTGATGTTCGCTGGTCCCGGCCATATTATGTTCTCGATTCCACTGATTTCGCCGACGATAACAGCGACGGGTTTTTTGACCCCGGCGAGACGGTCCGATTCTATTTCAAAATGCATAATGACTGGCTCACCGCGACTAACGCCACCGTCACCATGACATCCAATGATCCCGCTATTGTTTTTACCAATTCCTCCGCTTATCTCGGGACCATTACCGGTGGCGGCGCTTCAGTCGATAATTTCTCTCAGCCGTTAGAATATATCGTTCCCAGTCTTGAAAATCCCACATATGATTCCTTCTTCGTCACCATTGAATCCGACGGCGGTCAATTCACAGATACTTTTGCCCTCGAGCAGGTGGTTGGACACACCCGCATTCTGCTGATTGATGATGATCGGGGCGGCACTTATGAGGATATTTATCACGGTGACCTGTATAAGAAAAGGGTCCCCAATGATATCTGGACCAAAGCCGTTCAGGGCCCGCCCGCCGGCACTCTTCTTCGTCAATATCCGGCCGTAATCTGGTTCACCGGCGATAGCGCCGCCGATTACCTCCAAACCGCCGATATCACCGCTATGAAAGATTATCTCGATAACGGCGGGCATCTCTTCCTGACCGGCCAGGGTCTGGCCGGCGAATTGCGGCTTCAGGATTCCCTGTTCCTTGATAACTATCTCCACGCCCGCTTCGCGGGGAATTTTTTCAATTTCATCCACGATGGCATAACTGGCTCGCCCATCGGTGACGGGCTAAGTATCCGTTACTTTAGCGGTTCCAAACAGGCCCTGATGCTATCGGCGGAAATAGACACGGTCGGCGGCGCCATACCGGCTTTCAAATTCCGCGATGGAACGCATTATTCCGCCCTTTCGTACACCGGCCCGTACAAATTGATTTTCTTCAACTGGGGATATGAGGCCATCTTAAATACATCTTCGACATACGCCAAGCGCGACACCGTTTTGACCCGCATTCTGCTTTTCCTCAACGGCTGGGCCACCGTCCCCTGTTTTGACAGCGACGGCGATGGTTATGGGGATCCCGGACATCCTGAAAATATTTGCTTTACCGATAATTGCCCTTCCGTTTACAATCCTGATCAATTGGACACGGACGCCGATGGTAAAGGCGATGTATGCGATAATTGCCCAGCTGTTGCCAACGCCGATCAGAAAGATACCGATGGTGATGGCATCGGTGACGTCTGCGACCCCGACATAGACGGTGACGGTATTAACAACGATGTCGACAATTGCCCGCTCGTCGCCAATCCGGATCAAACTGATACCGATGGCGACGGCAAAGGCGACATTTGCGACAACTGTCCTGCGATCGCCAATCCGGATCAGGCCGACAGCGATGCCGACGGCATCGGCAATGTTTGCGACAATTGCCCCACCAAATCAAATGCCGACCAGGCTGACGCTGACGGCGACGGCAAGGGCGATGTCTGCGACAATTGCCCGGCGATACCTAATCCGGATCAGGCTGACAGCGATGGCGACGGCATCGGCAATGTTTGCGACAATTGCCCCACCACCAGTAATGCCGATCAAACGAATACCGATGGCGACAGTCTGGGTAACGCCTGCGATAATTGTCCGTCCGTACCCAATAATGATCAGGCTGATGCCGACAGCGACGGCCGCGGCGACCTCTGCGACAATTGCCCGAACAAAGCCAATTATGCTCAGACCGATGTCGATAGTGATGCCGTCGGCGACAGTTGCGACAATTGCATCAATGTGCCTAATCCCGGGCAGGAAGATTCCAATCATAACGGCATCGGTGACGCCTGCGACTTCACCTGCGGGGATCTCAACGGTAATGGCAGTATAAATATCCTCGATGTTTCATTTCTCATCAATTTCCTTTACAAATCCGGCCCGGCTCCGAGCCCGATGTCGATCGCCGACGTCAATAATAGCGGCTCCGTTAATATTATAGACGTCTCATATTTAATTAATTATTTGTACCGTCAGGGCCCGGCCCTCAGCTGTCCGCCGTTATGA